TTCACAAATTAGCGTTCTACTATTTCAAACATATTTCCACTTACACAACTAATGAATAATCTATCATTAACTTCCTCAATCGATACAATAAAATCTATTTCGACTACATTTTTAGGCAGTTTAATAATATCTTTTACTTCGCCACATTCAGCATCAAGTATTATTAATTCTAAATTTGAAGTAGCAATGTAAATTTCACCATCTTTATATAACAGAACCCTTGCAATATCATGTAGAGTAGTATGGCTCCAAATCACTTTACCCGTTTGAATATGAACACCATAAATTCTGCCTTCTCCTAAGGATAATACCATCATCTCTCCGATAAGAAACGGAGGCAATTCAATTTCAGAAGGTACATTTACTTCATATAACTTTTGACCGTTCTTATGATCATAACATTGTATTTGTGTACTTACACCTTCGTATCTATACTCAGTTCTTGTTACTACTATTTTTGATTCCTTTGATACAATGTAAGAGTATTCTACTTCATCAAGGACTTTTTCAAAGATTACGTTACAATCTTCTTTACCATATTCCCATTTTCGTAGTAAATCTGCTGCTATACATATAAAATTTTCATTGTCTAAAACAACTGGATCATTCGGATAACAATCTTCTATCATTTGTTTCCATAGTGTAGAAGCGTCTAATAATTGCATGGCAATTGCAACGTTACTATATGCATCAACTTCCCCATCTTCATCAAAAGGATTTCCTGCTAACACATAGTAATCTGAGCCAAGATGGCACTGCAACTTTTCTCCTCCGACTCGGACATTCTTTTCCCATACTTTCACTCCACTTTCAAGCTCTAATAAAACATTGTAGCCTTCCTGTGTAATAACTAATAAACGTGGTAATTCTTCCCTCGTAGTTTTTACATCTTGTATAATATGCCCTTCTATTTCTAAATTCCATAGAAACTCTCCAGAACTTGATGAAATAGCGTACAATTTCGCAATATTTTTTCCAAATCTATTCGCATGCCAAATAATTGTGACCCCATTCACAGTTATGCAATTACAATCTTCTACTAGTGGAAGATTGCACTGCCAAATCTCTTCTTTCGTTTCACTATCGAGTTTACGAATTTCGTGGTTATTTTCCTCCACATAAAAGATACTCTTCTCATTATGAGATAGTACCGGAGTAAATATCGGTTCAACCTCTATTCCTTTTACATACTGCCAATTTAATTCATATTTATCACTTGTAGCATGATAAATTCGATACATAATTGTGTCATTTCCATTTACAAGTTTAGAAACAAATGGTTCAATTTCTAACATTCTATGATAAGCATCTTTAATTCGAAAAGAATCCACCCCACTTACGTAAATCTGCTCTATCTCCTTTTTAAGAAACGCAAAGATTACTCGTAAAAATTGCTCACTATCAACACTAGCTAACTTCTTTCCTCTCTGATCAAGAATAAGAAATTCCCCATCCTTCTTCTTAAATTCCACCTTTTTTTCATATTCATTCAAAAAAATCACAGCATCATCATATTTAAAAAATTCAACCCAAGCGTCAAACAACCAACAAATCGGGTCTATTATGTCTGTTTTTTCTTGAAACACAATACTTTCATCTATACTAAGTACTATTTCTCCAGTATTTTCTGTTGGCAATTTATTTAGTTCAATTTGAAACTTTTTCATTATTTTCTCCCTCTTAATCACGTTGAAATACTATGTTTATTTACCCCACATTCCCCTGCACTTTCTCAATAACATCTTCTATACGTTCCGTTATACATTCTTTCTCCCATTCTCCCTCACCGTGCATAGCCGTATAAACTGGATAATTCTCATCGTTACTATCTACAAAAATCGGATCTCCAAGATACGAATCTATCCCAATTACAATCCATCCTTCTTTCCAATCTCCTTCTTCATTCCCGGCTAAGCTTTGCCCTTCTTCATCAAAACTATAACCAAGTTGCCCTTCTTCTATTTCTTCACTATTAAACAATTCTATCGTCATTGGTTCAAATTCATACTCTAGCTCAATTTCATTATCCTCAGCACGATCTACATGTGCTAAAAGTTGTTTAATTTTATTATGGTTAATCATGATATCTTCTCCATTCTATCTTAAAGAATCTAGCTTTATTCATAATGAGCTGCCGCAAGTAACATTTGGGCGATAAAGTGAAACTTTAATCAGTGGGGGTTTTGTTCATCCCCGCTGATTATTAGTTGAACCAATCGGGCTTTTATGAGCAGTTGATCCCCCGCCTAACTTCTTTGCTTTCACTGAATTTTGATGTAGGGGGTCTTACTGCCCGTTAATGCGGGATAAACTGCCATGGAATATTTTCTGGAAGCCTCTCCCCTTGATTTATATAAACACCTTCATAAGCACCTAACCAACCATGGAATGCCTCTAAATAAGTCTCTATCTCTACGTTCTCCCATTCATCTTTATTCTCTTTTAAATCCTTTTGGAGATATACAAGAAACTTCAACAAATCTTTTTCAGAATTCACATTATCAAATTATTCAAATACACCCATATTTAGTCCCTCTTTCTATTGCTCATTATTCAAACTAACTATACTATATGAAATAAGATTCTTAAAACTATTATTTGAGGTGACCAATATGAAGACTACACTTTGGACAGAAGATGACTATTTAAAATTAGCACCGATTAACGACGAACTAATAAAAAAAGCTGAAGAAGTACTAAACGTAAAGCTTCCAGAATCGTACATAAACCTGCTAAAAGAACAAAATGGGGGGACGCTTCGCCTTGATGCTCACCCTACTCCAAAGCCAAATTCTTGGGCAGACGATCACGTTAATGTGTCTGGTTTATATGGCATTTCTTTTGATGAAAATGATTCTAGTATTTTAGAGAGCCGTTATTTAATTAAAGAGTGGGAAATGCCTGAGAATCTCGTACTTTTATCTGGGGACGGACATACATGGATTGCATTAGACTATCGAAATGTAGCTGAAAATCCTCCAGTTATATTTATCGATAATGAGTTTGAGGAAATTATCGAATTAGCACCTAACTTTGAAAGTTTCTTACAAAACTTAACTACTTACGATTATGATGAAGAATAAACTTAATCTTAAAGAAGAGCGAGATTTCATTACAAATTTACATGCTACTTTAAAACCACTCGGCTTTAAGAAAAAAAGACATACATTTTTCAAAGCTGATAATGGATTTTACAAGCTTATCAATATACAAAAAAGCCAGTTTGGGGATGACTTCTATATAAATATAGGAGTTCACCCTATCGGCCTCCCGCAGCTTATTACGGACCAATTACAAATAAGAGAAAATATTTCAATATTCGATTGTATTCTACAGACGAGAATAGAGCCTATAAACATTAAAAAGAGCTATCTATTGCATAATGTTTCACATGAAACTATCCACATTCCGGATTATCTTTCGACTTCTCATTCTTTGTAAAGCGTTTTTTTATTATATAAAAATAACAAAAGCATCCTTGTATATGAAGGATGCTTTTACTATTCACCTACCAATTCTCCCTGCACTCTTCAATCAAACACAGCAAGTACCTCTTCGTCATATCTGCCCTTCTCCACCTTGAGAGCATTCGCTTTTCTTTTGGATTATGCCGTATTCTCTCTACTTCTTTTAATAAAGGGTCCCATTCTTTCGCTGAACGTTCTAATAAGTATTGTAATCCTCTATCTTTTGAGACAATTGTTTTATGATCCAGTGTATATAAAATACGTCCCATCGTAACGACAGCTGATTCCACCCATTCTTCTATGAAAAATAAATATGGCTGCTTCGCTTTTTCACTCCAGTAATGTTCTACGTTGTATTTCATCGTATTTACTACATCGTCCCATCGTATTTGAAACGAAAGGTCTTCTGCTTCTCCCCCGGCAACTGTAATACCTTGATTTTTCAATGTCCACCATGTGACCGCATTAATATCCCAATGACCTATATTCGCCTTACCGTCTGCACAATACACGTACTCATTCATTTCATCATTGTATTTCCCTAAGTCAGCAAGAGGAATATACATACCATCCATTCTTTTACCTAACGTACTTTTACTAAGCTTTTTATGAAATTCTATAATTTGTTGTTTTTCAGCTTCATTTACGGAATCACTTATTACCGTAACAAAATCAACATCGCTCGTTTCTATATGAAATGCTCCTAACGCGATCGATCCGTAAATGTATACCCCGACTATTTTTTCATCCGAAAAAATTTCTTTTAACTCTACTATGTACTGATTCATTAACTGTTTTACTTCTTCTGGTAGAGCCTGCTTTATTCCGTTCTCCACATCTATCCCTCCATATAAAAAGGCCTTTGCAAATTCGCAAAGGCTTCATGCTTTATAAATATTTCTCGATTTCTTCGTAAACATCCTTCAAACGAGGATTTCCTTCTCCAACGATTTCACCATTTACAAGAACGACCGGATAAAATAGATCTTCCTCCACTACGCGCTCTGCGAATGCTTTTTTATCTTCATTCTCTTGTTCTTCTTGAAAATCAATATACTCGAAATTAAATTTATTTTCTTGTCCTTCATATTTACGACCAATCGCCGCTTGTAACCATTCAAACGTTTCTGTTGAAGATGGCATTCCAACGCAGCTCGCACAAATTACTTTCGTCCCATACACTTGAACATTAACCATTTCTTCTCCCCCACTTCTTGTTTCAACAGCATATTCAGATGTCTTAGTACATAAGCACATCATTTTACAAACTTATTCCATACCCCTATACTGAAAAAACACGTTGTACACACGATACAATATTTCGACAATAAAACAAGAAGAGAAAAAATAGATTTTCCCCTCTATCTTGATTATAATAAAACTGATGAAAGGAGTCGATAAAAATGGAAAACCCACATATGCAAGAACAAGTATTAGAAGTATTAGATAAATTACGTCCATTCTTACTTCGCGATGGCGGAGACGTTGAATTAGTAGACATTGAAGAAGGTATCGTAAAACTACGCCTTATGGGTGCATGCGGAAGCTGCCCAAGTTCTACAATCACACTAAAAGCTGGTATCGAACGCGCGTTACTTGAAGAAGTACCAGGCGTTATTGAAGTAGAACAAGTATTTTAATTAAAAGCGGAAGCGGCTCGTTCAAAATGTGAGGGGGATGGAGCTTCTGACATAGAGGCGCTTTTTGCCTCGGCGGAAGAAGCGAAGCCACCGAACATTTTAGCCGCTGGAGCTAGATATTAATTAAAAGCGGAAGCGGCTCGTTCAGAATCGCTTGCTAAAAAGAGACCCAAATGGGTCTCTTTTTTTATTCACATAACTATTCCGCTTTAACATCATAAAACAAAATTGGAAATCCTTCTCAAAAAATGCGATAATTGATACTATATAGTGAATCGTTCACACATATAAATTAAAAAACATAGGGGGACGACACATGCCAAAAATGGGAAACACTTTTTTAACAATTCAAGAACTAGAAAAGAAAAAAGAGTATTTATTAGAACTTTCATCCGTTATACCAACATGGAATGCGAGCTATCAATTTTTATTTAAAGAAATCCAACAAGAATTATTGAGTAAAGTAAATGAGAAAATCGAAAAACATCAACTCATTTTACATATATGTGCAGATCAACAGGTAGGGGCATAATGTATTACATACAATTGTGGTATAAAAAAGAGACCTCAATCGGTCTCTTTTTTATACTTTTATGATAGCCAATCTAATTTTCTAATCCCAAGCTTATCAACTGGTAAACGAAGTGACCCGTAAAAATGCTTCATAAATTGCTCGGAGCGGTTCACATCGTGTAAAATGGCTTCTAAGCGATCTCTATATATGCTTTTTTGTTCTTCGTTTCCTGTTTGATAATATCGTTCAACCGTTTCAAAGTACTGGAGTGGGAACAGAATCCTTGCAAATAATAAGCGCCAACCAAATGAGGATAGCGAATAATTACGTTCATAATCTGTAATGAATTGAACTACCGTTTGCTCCCAGTCGTTCTTTTTTTCTGTCATCATATGGCGAATACATTCTGCTATATCCCGACTTGGGTGGTCATATACCCAATCAAAAGGAAGTTTTAAGCGCTTCGTTTGATGCCATAATAAAGGTGTAAATCGTTCTTGGCAAATTGTTGCCGCGTCAGTTATTTGCGGTGTATCGTCCATTTCTGTATCGACAACATATTGAATTGCATTTTCTGCAACTCCTAAGTAATACGGGAAGGATTCAATAAACAATTGATCGAATACGTCTGAAGGATGGTTCATCACTTGCGATTGCCAAAACTTTTCTAATTGATCGAGCCTTTTTTCCCATAATGCTTTCCATTCACCAATGCGGCTTAATTGCTCAACTTCTTCTGGAAAGAATGCACCACGTTTATGGAATATAGAAAGCTCACTTCCTAATGATGTAGCATGTCGCTCTAACATACGCATACCTTTTAATAAGCAATAATTTTTTTCTTCTATCTCACTTACATAGTAGCCGTGTATAGTTGGAACGAAAGTCGCAACAGTTATATCCCCTTGCTGGTTCATATAATCACTGAGCTTTTTCATCTCTACAAGTACTTCTTCCTCCATTTCTCCAATTGGAACAAGTACATAAATTTTGTTGCGAATCCAAAAGCTTTTATAGGGGCCAAGGGGGATTAATTCTTTAACATGCATGTGATAATGCTCATAAATATGCTGAATCATCGCAGTCGCCACCTATGGTTTTTCTTTATATATATGAGCTTGTGCTCGCCTTTCATTCCTATGCACATGATAAAGCAACGAAACGTATACAAATACTAAAAAGAAAAAAAGGTGATAAACATGAAAGAATCAAATCAACTACAAGAAAGAGCATTACAACTATTACAAGAACGCGGTGTAACAATTGACGATATTGCTGAACTTGTTCATTTTCTTCAAAAGAAATACCATGCAAATTTAGAGATGTCAGAATGTCGCTATAACGTTGAGCGTGTACTATCAAAACGCGAAGTACAAAACGCACTTATTACAGGCATTGAACTTGATGTCCTTGCTGAAAAGGGAATGTTAAGTCAACCGTTACAAGATATCGTAAAACGCGATGAAGGACTATATGGAATCGATGAAGTTATCGCACTTTCTATCGTTAACGTGTACGGTTCTATCGGTTTCACGAACTTTGGATATATCGATAAATTAAAACCGGGTATTTTAGAATACTTAAATGATAAATCATCTGGAAAGGTGCATACCTTCCTTGATGATATCGTTGGCGGAATTGCTGCCGCTGCTTCAAGTCGTTTAGCGCACCGTGCTGAGCATTCGGAATAAAGTGAAACTTTAATCAGTGGGGATTTTGTCCATTCCCCACTGATTATTAGCCTTCACCAATCGGGCTTTTACGGGCAGTTATCTCCCGCCTAACTGACTCGCATCCGCCGAATTTTGAGGTGGGAGTCTTACTGCCCGCAAATAGCGGGATAAAGTGTCTAGGCCGTCAGTTTTATACTGACGGCCTTTCGTATTCCATAAGCATAAACTCTCTTCCACGGCTCAAAAAAACAGGTCCTACTTGAAATCCAATGTTTTTATATAACCTAATTGCTCTTTTATTAAATGTCGCTACACTTAGTCGAAACATTTTTGAATTTAATTCCTCAGCAGCAAATGCAATTCCCGCTTGAAAAAATATTTCCCCCATCCCTTTCCCTGTTAAATCCGGCTTCATTCCAAGCCCGATATCTACTACATTTTCTCCCCTATATAAATTAGCATCTCTTCCGCCCGGAACTTGCGCATTTTCTCCAAAACAAAAATAGCCGATGAATTCTCCCTTCTCATCACAACAACCGTAATACGTCCCATCTAATAGCTCTTCTATTACTTCAACCTCTCCTGAAAAACTATATAAATTGTACGGTTCCTCATACGTCCACATATTTATCTCATTCGCTTCTTCTTCTGTTAACTTATGTATTTCCATTCCTCTCGCTCCTCATCAAATATTCTATATATATTTACTCATTCATTTTCAACACTCAATTTCCCTCTAATTACAATATGCATAATTGCATACGCACACCCATTTAAAAAATGTTAAGCTTTATTTGAATCGCTGTTGTTACACTTCTTGATTAAGAAAGACCGTTAACCGGAAAATTAACGTCTTATCAAATTCAAGCAATTGGCACATTTTGTCATCATCAAAGACACTCAAAAGAGTGTCTTTTTTTCTATAAATGAGCAGGACCTGCTCATTTATAAAATAAATACATAAATTAATATAACTCTTTAAACGCATTATTCCCTTTCTATACGCTAGGGTGTTCGTTACGACAGATTCGGATAATAAAAAGCACTCCAGCCAGAGTGCTTTTTACTTTCAAACAAGGAGGTTACATATATGGATAGTACTCTTGTATTTAACTTCGGCATTGGTATTGTCATCATTTTATTCGTCTTCTTTGTTCTTTGTATGAGCGGAGTATAGCAATCTTTTATGCTGATAACTCCTTTAAAGTATCACTTAATTTGAACTTTCTTAATTGTAATGAAGCAATCATTGCTGCCCCTGATCCAAGTATCACACTAGCTAGGGCCAATATGAAAACTTGATTATACGGAATAATAATAACCGTTAACTCTAAGCTTGATAACACAATATAACTAAACAAAATCCCACCAAAAATGCCAATACAACCAGCTATCGCTCCAAGTAAAGTTCCCTCTAATAAAACAATCCGTCTCATTTGCTTCGGGATAGCCCCTACCGCACGAATCATACTAATTTCAGCACGTCTTTCATGTAAGCTTGCGACAATCGCATTCATTAATCCTATACCAGAAATAATGAAAACAATTACAACTAACAAGCGAATTAACATCATCATTTGCGATAATAACTGCTCTTGTTCTTTCAATAAATCATAACTGTTTATAACTTCTACATTCTCTTTATTATTTGTAACTTGTTTTACTTGCTTCTTAATCGCTTCAAATGATTGATTAGAATTAGTCATAATTTGAATTGCTTCATATCCTTGTACGTGAAACTTATCGCGAGCCCATTGTTCATTTACAAAAATATCTAACCCTCTTAACCTTAATCCTTGCTCAATAATCGAAACAACTTTAATTGTTTGTTTTTCTTTCCCTTTTCCTTGTACGTCAATCGTATCATGCAACTGAAGCCCTAAATTTTTAGCCGTTTCCTTCGTAACGACTCCCTCACCATCTTGTAATGGCTTATTTAAACTTTGTCCTGCAATCACTTTCGCCTTTGTTATTTTTTGATACGCGACAATATCATTCCCCACAACTTCCATCAAATCAGGTTCAAAATTATTTTTCCTCGCATATTCATACCATTCTTGATTCGCTTTTTTAAAATTATAATTCACAAGCCTTGCTGTAAAATCGGTAGCATTCCCTACACTCGCCTCTACACCGTCAATTTCTCTAACCTTTCCATTTCAATAATATTCATCCCGATATCCCCTTCTCTCTCTATTTACCAATCTATATATTCTATTCAGAATGCAAAATTCCTACTTTTTTGTATTTTTTTGTAACATGCTAATATTTCTCATGTCAGAAAAATTGACTCGCGCAAAAAAAGTAACCATAATAGTTACACGAATACATAAAAGTTATTCACATATCCACAAATAGGAGGAAGAACAATGAAACATGTAATCGTTTATGCACACCCAAATACAGAAAGCTTCAACCATGCGATTTTAGAAACGGTAAAAAGTGAATTAGAAGGAAAAGGTCATGAAGTACGCGTTCGCGATCTATACGAATTAAACTTCAATCCAGTATTAGGCGCTTCTGATTTCATCTCATTTTCTCAAGGAAACACACCAGAAGATATTAAAGAAGAGCAAGAGCATATCTCTTGGGCTGATAGCATTACATTCATTTACCCAGTTTGGTGGGCAGGACTTCCTGCTATTTTAAAGGGATACGTTGACCGTGTATTTAGCCACGGCTTTGCTTATGCTTACGGTGAGAATGGCATTGAAAAGTTATTAAGCGGCAAAAAAGGATTATTATTATCTACAATGGGAAATACGAAAGAAGCATACACCGCAGGCGGTATGTTTGACGCAATGAAGAAAACAGCGGATGTTGGTATTTTTGAATTTACAGGAATTGAAACAATTGAGCATACATTCTATACGAGTGTTCCTTCTGTGGATGATAGTGTGCGTAAACAATATCTTGAAGAAGTTAAAGACGTTGTTAATCGTGCGTTTTAATAAAAAAACTCTGGTTATAACAACCGGAGTTTTTTTATTTCATCATCAATTTTGGAATATATCTTTGAAGCATACTTTCTAATTCATTCATATCTTCCTGTCTAATAAGTAAATTTACATTGTCATTCATTTTTTCTCGCCCGCGATATAAAAATATATTTTCTTTTGGATTTTCCCATGTTGATGTTTTATAGCCTTTTAATTCTTCATATGAATAAAAGTTCAATCCGTCTATTACACCTTTTTCATATATTTGTACACTTTTAATCAGATGGATAGCTATTAAAGTCATAAAACAGCTTGCTACAGCATAACTACCTGACTGAATGAGAAACTGTTCAAATGTACCAATATCACCACTTACGTATTGAGCATATATATACATACATTGTCCGATAAAGTACGCTGGTCCAAGTAAAACAATCCAACGTCGTTTCACCCGAGGATATGCTGCAATAAGCTTTCCCGCGCTTTTTTTCATTTCATTTATTTTATATATCTTCCATAGAACAAAGAATAAAACACATAATGTAAAAATAAACATAATACATGACATCCAGTACACTCTTATTTCCTCCCCTTCACATCATTACATATAAATTTTACATTTTATATCCCTATAGTACATATGCAATTGTGCATAAAAAAACAGGTAACCTCTTCCGGTTACCTGTTTTTCATTACATCTTCTCAATCCACTCCGTCAAGTTATGCACAACTTGCGTCGGTTGTACTTCATATTCTGTTAACTTCTCCACAGTTGTTACTCCAGTGTGGACAATAAGGGTATGCATACCAGCATTTATCCCCGCTAAAATATCTGTATCGTAGTTATCCCCAACCATTAATGCTTCTTCTTTTTCTATGCCAAGCACTTTTAACGCTTGTTCCATAATGATTGATTCTGGTTTTCCGATAAAGATTGGATCCACACCTGTTGATACTGCTACAACTGATGTTAATGAACCGTTACCTGGTAATAATCCGCGCTCAGTCGGAATGGCAATGTCCCCATTTGTGGAAATAAACGTTGCACCGTTACGCACAGCAAGGCAAGCTTTTGCTAATTTTTCATATGTGATATCACGATCTAAACCAACAACAACGAAATCAGGATTTTCATCCACAAGTTCAAAGCCTTTTTCCACAAGTGCAGCGTGTAAGCCCTCTTCACCAATCATATATACAGTTGCATCTTGTTTACGCTCATAAATAAAGTTCGCTGTAGCCATACTCGTTGTGAATACTTGCTCTGCTTTCGCTGGAATATCGAAACGAACGAGTTTTTCTGCAACTTGTTCTGGTTTACGAGTTGAGTTATTCGTAACGAATAAATACGGAATGCCGCGCTCTCCTAATGCTTTCACGAAGTCGCTTGCTTCTTCAATTTGTTCTTCACCACGATACATTGTACCGTCTAAGTCAATTAAATAACCTTTATACATCGATTATGTCTCCCCTTCTCTGCTGACGTTCTCATCTATCATACCACTCTTATATTACCCCCTTTTTCCAAAGAAAAAAACGCTTTACACTAAAGCGTCCCATAACGTTCATTTTTTCTCTTTTACTTGGTAAGAACAACTACAATCACCCTCGCACATGTTTGCTAGTGTCTTTACATCTGCATTCGCAAATAAACGCTTATACATCTCTTTTTCATCTTCACATACTTGCGGGAATCTCTCTGCAATTTCCTTTAACGGACAATTTTGCTTTTCAATTACGAAAGAGTTCTCTCCATCTCTCTTTATTTGAACCATATAACCATTTTTCTCTTGCATAGCAGCTATTTCCTGTACTTTATATGCTAAATTACTTTGATTGCTTATCTTCTTTTTTAACTGTTCTTCCATTCGTTTCGTTCTCGCTTGTAAAACATAACGAAGTATTTTTTCATCGCCCATTCGAGCTAAATCATCTAATATTTCAATAGCAAACTGCTTATATTCTTTCGGGAATGTATCTTCTCCCTTTTGACTTAGTCCATACAAATATGTTGGGCGTCCAACATGCTGCCTTACCATCTTTGAATAAATTAGCTCATCATTCTCTAGTTTACTTAAATGCCTTCGGATCGCCATCTCTGTAATTTCTAAAGCTTCGGCTAATTCTGCTACAGTATGCTCGCCCTTTACCTTTAATAATTGTATAATTTCTTCTTTCGTAGTACGTGCTTCCCCCATAGCTCATCCTTCTCCCTTTTCTCTCTCATATACAATATAAGATCCCCAAAAGGAATCCTCGGGGATCTTATAAGCATAATTATTCTGGTACAAATGCAGATACAGGCCCTAATTCCTTCTCTAAATAACTGCGAATATTTGCTGGGTAGTTCTCTACCACTGCAATATGTTTTTGAATCGTCTTATATAATTCATCATGATTCATTTGAATATAATCTTGCGTAAGCATTTTTCGAAGAAGGATAACTTCTTTCATTCCTTGTCCTTCTTCTGCACTTATCACTCGCTCGTCCATTAAAATATCGATAATATCTTCATAGCTTCCTGGATCGCGCATAATAAATCCATCAATCATCGCATTCCCTACATCTAATACGCAATCAATCATAAGATGGGCTATGCGCTCTAATGCATAAAATTCAAACTCGGTTTCATATATCTTCTTCTCTTGAAATGTATTTGTTGCTCGTTCTAAACATACTAGCATTTGTTCTATTTTTTTTCTGTCTACGAAGTACATTCATGTCACCTACCTGGAAATTAAAGCATTTACATTTTAATTGTAACGCTTTCTTCTGAAAAAATCGACAATTTTTCGAATTCACCTTTTCTCCTTTATTTGTTATAGTTATATTTGTATGATTTTTGAAATTGGAGGAATGGAATCTTGGAACGTGAACTCGCACTAGAAATTGTCCGTGTAACAGAAGCAGCAGCATTAGCATCCGCACAGTGGATGGGCCGCGGAAAGAAAAATGAAGCAGATGATGCAGCAACTACAGCTATGCGTGATATGTTCGATTCAGTAAACATGGCAGGTACAGTTGTAATTGGTGAAGGAGAACTTGATGAAGCACCGATGTTATATATTGGTGAAGAACTAGGAACAGGTAACGGTCCAGAAGTAGATATCGCCGTTGATCCATTAGAAGGTACAAACATCGTTGCAAAAGGTCTTGCAAATGCAATGGCAGTTATCGCAATCGCAGATAAAGGAAACCTTCTTCACGCTCCTGATATGTACATGGAAAAAATCGCGGTTGGTCCAAAAGCAGCTGGTAAAATTAGCTTAGATGATCCAATTGAAAAAACAATTGAAATTGTAGCAGAAGCTAACAATAAAAAGATTCGTGATCTAACAGTTATCGTTCAAGAACGTGAACGTCATCAAGATATTATTGACCGTGTTCGTGCAAAAGGTGCACGCGTGAAATTATTTGGTGATGGCGATGTTGGTGCATCAATCGCAACAGCACTACCTGGAACAGGTATCGACTTATTCGTAGGTGTTGGCGGAGCTCCAGAAGGCGTTATTTCTGCAGCAGCATTAAAATGCCTTGAAGGTGAAATGCAAGCTCGCTTAGTTCCAATGAACGAAGAAGAAGAAGCTCGTTGTCGTGAAATGGGATTAGAAGATCCTCGTCAACTGCTTATGTTAGATGACTTAGTATCTGGTGATGATGCAATCTTCTCAGCAACAGGTGTTTCTGCTGGTGAGTTATTAGACGGCGTGAAATT
This genomic interval from Bacillus cereus contains the following:
- a CDS encoding PQQ-like beta-propeller repeat protein produces the protein MKKFQIELNKLPTENTGEIVLSIDESIVFQEKTDIIDPICWLFDAWVEFFKYDDAVIFLNEYEKKVEFKKKDGEFLILDQRGKKLASVDSEQFLRVIFAFLKKEIEQIYVSGVDSFRIKDAYHRMLEIEPFVSKLVNGNDTIMYRIYHATSDKYELNWQYVKGIEVEPIFTPVLSHNEKSIFYVEENNHEIRKLDSETKEEIWQCNLPLVEDCNCITVNGVTIIWHANRFGKNIAKLYAISSSSGEFLWNLEIEGHIIQDVKTTREELPRLLVITQEGYNVLLELESGVKVWEKNVRVGGEKLQCHLGSDYYVLAGNPFDEDGEVDAYSNVAIAMQLLDASTLWKQMIEDCYPNDPVVLDNENFICIAADLLRKWEYGKEDCNVIFEKVLDEVEYSYIVSKESKIVVTRTEYRYEGVSTQIQCYDHKNGQKLYEVNVPSEIELPPFLIGEMMVLSLGEGRIYGVHIQTGKVIWSHTTLHDIARVLLYKDGEIYIATSNLELIILDAECGEVKDIIKLPKNVVEIDFIVSIEEVNDRLFISCVSGNMFEIVER
- a CDS encoding DUF7660 family protein, coding for MNSEKDLLKFLVYLQKDLKENKDEWENVEIETYLEAFHGWLGAYEGVYINQGERLPENIPWQFIPH
- a CDS encoding SMI1/KNR4 family protein, yielding MKTTLWTEDDYLKLAPINDELIKKAEEVLNVKLPESYINLLKEQNGGTLRLDAHPTPKPNSWADDHVNVSGLYGISFDENDSSILESRYLIKEWEMPENLVLLSGDGHTWIALDYRNVAENPPVIFIDNEFEEIIELAPNFESFLQNLTTYDYDEE
- a CDS encoding nucleotidyltransferase domain-containing protein, with amino-acid sequence MDVENGIKQALPEEVKQLMNQYIVELKEIFSDEKIVGVYIYGSIALGAFHIETSDVDFVTVISDSVNEAEKQQIIEFHKKLSKSTLGKRMDGMYIPLADLGKYNDEMNEYVYCADGKANIGHWDINAVTWWTLKNQGITVAGGEAEDLSFQIRWDDVVNTMKYNVEHYWSEKAKQPYLFFIEEWVESAVVTMGRILYTLDHKTIVSKDRGLQYLLERSAKEWDPLLKEVERIRHNPKEKRMLSRWRRADMTKRYLLCLIEECRENW
- a CDS encoding YuzD family protein, with product MVNVQVYGTKVICASCVGMPSSTETFEWLQAAIGRKYEGQENKFNFEYIDFQEEQENEDKKAFAERVVEEDLFYPVVLVNGEIVGEGNPRLKDVYEEIEKYL
- a CDS encoding NifU family protein; translation: MENPHMQEQVLEVLDKLRPFLLRDGGDVELVDIEEGIVKLRLMGACGSCPSSTITLKAGIERALLEEVPGVIEVEQVF
- a CDS encoding carbonic anhydrase; its protein translation is MPKMGNTFLTIQELEKKKEYLLELSSVIPTWNASYQFLFKEIQQELLSKVNEKIEKHQLILHICADQQVGA
- the yutH gene encoding spore coat putative kinase YutH, whose product is MIQHIYEHYHMHVKELIPLGPYKSFWIRNKIYVLVPIGEMEEEVLVEMKKLSDYMNQQGDITVATFVPTIHGYYVSEIEEKNYCLLKGMRMLERHATSLGSELSIFHKRGAFFPEEVEQLSRIGEWKALWEKRLDQLEKFWQSQVMNHPSDVFDQLFIESFPYYLGVAENAIQYVVDTEMDDTPQITDAATICQERFTPLLWHQTKRLKLPFDWVYDHPSRDIAECIRHMMTEKKNDWEQTVVQFITDYERNYSLSSFGWRLLFARILFPLQYFETVERYYQTGNEEQKSIYRDRLEAILHDVNRSEQFMKHFYGSLRLPVDKLGIRKLDWLS